GTCGCGGCGGATGCCGTCCGCTACGGCGGCGGCTCCGGCCTTGGGGCGGTGCTGAAACTGCTGGCCGGCAACCGCATGTTCCGGGTGACCTTCACCTTGCGCAGCTGCCAAGCGGCGAACCGGATGACCGGGCCGCTGCGCAAGCCACTGCTGACCACTTGCCGTCTGCTGCATCGCTGGACCCAGCATTCCGCCGCCATGGATCTGCCGTGGGAGACCGAGGTCGGCCCCGGACTGCGCATCCTGCACGGTTGGGGGCTCGTGGTGAACGCCAACGCCCGCATCGGCGCCAACGTCACCCTGTTCCACGGCGTCACCCTGGGCCAGAAGGACGACCTGCTCCCCGGCGGGCGGGTGACCCATTATCCGGAACTGGGCGACGGCGTCTGGGTCGGGCCGCATGCGGTTGTGATCGGCGTGCCCATCGGCGACGAGTGCATCGTCGCCGCCTCCACCGTCGTCACCAAGCCGATGCCGCGGCGCACCGTCGTCGCCGGGAAT
The sequence above is drawn from the Azospirillum lipoferum 4B genome and encodes:
- a CDS encoding serine acetyltransferase, which codes for MQDAPRYTYRQTVAADAVRYGGGSGLGAVLKLLAGNRMFRVTFTLRSCQAANRMTGPLRKPLLTTCRLLHRWTQHSAAMDLPWETEVGPGLRILHGWGLVVNANARIGANVTLFHGVTLGQKDDLLPGGRVTHYPELGDGVWVGPHAVVIGVPIGDECIVAASTVVTKPMPRRTVVAGNPGKAVAEVTIPDIPHPAPVGDFAVTAAMAEPAAVPG